One Streptomyces formicae genomic window, GCCAGGCCGGAACTCCTGGAACAGCACGGCAGTTGGGGCAGCGGGAAGCTCAACGCGACCGCGCTCGTGGTGCCGCCGCTCGGCGGGGACGACTGCCGGGAACTGGTCATGCGGCTCAGCGGCGCGAGCACCGGGCCCACGGCGGCCGAACAGGCGGACGTGGTCGCGCACTTCGCGCCGTCGCCGTCGTCACCGCCTTCACCTGCGCCTTCGCCGCTGCCCGAGCGCGCCGTGGGGCGACTCATCAGCCGCTCCGAGGGCAATCCCCTCTTCGTCGAGCAGATCATGGAGATGGTCGCCGAGGGCGCCGACCCCGACGACGTACCCCTGTCGGTGCGCGCCATCGTCGCGGCCCGCCTCGACCGCCTCGCCCCCGAGGAACGGGCCGTCCTGGAAAGGGCGTCCGTGATCGGCGCCGAATTCGCCTCGGCCGACCTCGCGGCGCTCGCCGAACCCGACGACCCCGCCGCCGACCCCGTCGTACGCGACCTGGCCAGGCGCCGCTTCCTGGAGGCCGCCGACCCCGGCACGGCGGGCGAACCCCGCTGGCGCCTGGTCAGCCAGCTCATCCGCGACGAGGTCTACACCGGCATGTCCAAACTCCTGCGCGCCCGCGGCCACGAGAGCTACGCCGAGCACGTGCGCCGCGCGGGCCCCGACGACCACCACACCATCGGCACCCACCTCGAACAGTCCTCGCGCCTGCGCGCCGAACTCGACCCCGGCGACCCCGAGGTGCGCCGCACCGCCCGCGCGGCCGCCGACCACCTCGGCAGAGCGGGCACCGACGCGCTGGCGCACGGCGACATCAACTGGGCGGTCGGCCTCCTGCGCCGCGCCCTCGCGCTGACCGGGGACCGCTCGCGGGACGCCCTCGCGCTGCGCACCGCGCTCGCCGAGGCCAGGCTCGCCGCGGGGGACGCGGAGGAGGCCGTCGCCGAGATGCGCAGACTGCTCGGCGACGCGGCCGACGCCGGTGACGCGCGCACCGGGGCCAGGGTCCGGCTCCAACTGGGCTACCTGGAACCGGGGGAGGACGGTTTCGGGACGCTCCGCGACGCCGCGCGCGACGCCGTCCCTGTCTTCACCGAGGCCGACGACGCGCTCGGCCTCGCCCGCGCCTTCCTCGCCATGGGCCAGGAGAGCCAGAGCCGCAGCCGCCACCGGGAGGCCGCGGCCCACCTGGAGCGCGCCCTGCACGAATCGGTGCGGGCCGGTGCCGAACTGGAGCGCGCGGGCATCCTCGGAGCCCTCGCCGTCTCGCTCTGGCTGGGTCCCGAACCGGTCGGCTCCGCGCTGCGTAGTTGCCGCGGGTTCCGCGGCGACCACCTGGCGGGGCGCCTGGTCGGACGGGCCACCGTCGCCTGCCCGATGGCCGTCCTGCTCGCCATGCGCGGCGAGTTCGAGGAGGCACGCGGCCTCCTCGACGACGCGCTGCGCACCCTGACCGACCTCGGCCACCACTTCGCGGTGCCCGCCGTGCACCTGTTCACGGCGACCGTGGAACAGCTCGCGGACCGCTGGGACGCCGCCGAACTCCTGCTGCGCGGCGCCGCGGACGCCATGGAACGCCTCGGCGACGGCCAGTTGCACTCCACCGCCCTGCGCGAGCTGGCCCGCGTCCTGCTCTCCCGAGGCGACCCGCACGACGAGGTGCGCGCGCTGCTCGACCGGCTCATCGCCGACGGCGTGGCCGCGATGCCCGCCGCGGCCTGCGAGGTGCACGGCATGCGGGCCCGCATCGCCGCCGCCGACGGCGACCGCGAGGCCGCCGCCGCACACATCGCCACCGCCCTGCGCGCGGCCGCGGGCACGGACTCGCCCGCCTGCCTGGCCGGGGCCGAACTCGACCGCGCGCACGTGGCCCGCGCCCTCGGCCGCACCACGGAGGCCGGGGAAGCGGCGGCGGAGGCGGCGCGGCTCTTCCTGGCGAAAGGACACCTCGTGGGAGTGCGCAGGGCCGAGGCGGTACGGGACGGTGGGCGATGACCACGGCGCCCGAAGGACTCACCTGGCACCTCCTGGGCCGCGACCGCGCCGCCATCGAGGTCCGCACCGACTGGGCGGGCGCGGGCTCGGGCGACGGCGCCCAGGACGGCGCCGACTGGGCGTGGGGCGGCGCGACGGGGCGCGGTGTCCGGGTCTGCGTGATCGACAGCGGCGTGGACACCGAGCACCCCCTCGTGGGGCCGGTCAACGCCTCGTACCTCGTCAGGGAAGCGGCAGGGGAGGACAGCGGGAGCGAAGGGAGCGAAGGGAGCGAAGGGCGCGGCGGGACCGCCGGGTGGGAGGTGGTGCGGGTCTCAGGGGGCGACTCGTCGGGGCACGGGACCGCCTGCGCCTCGATCATCAGGGGGCTCGCGCCGCAGTGCGACGTGGACAGCGTGCAGGTGCTCGGCTCGGGCTTCCGGGGCTCGGGCGACGCGCTGATCGCGGGCGTGCGCTGGGCGGTCGAGCGGGGCTACGACGTCATCAACATGAGCCTGTCCACCACCCGCAGACAGTTCGCCCCCGTCCTGCACGAGCTGGCCGACCAGGCGTACTTCGGACGCACCCTGCTGGTCGCCTCGGCGCACAACATGCCGGTGGAGAGCTACCCCTGGCGGTTCTCCTCGGTGATCTCGGTGGGCAGCCACGACGAGGACGACCCGGGGCTGCTCCTGTACAACCCGAGCCCGCCGGTGGAGTTCTTCGCGCGCGGGGTGCGGGTGCCCGCGGCCTGGCCGGGCGGCGCGACCCGGCGGTGCACGGGCAACAGCTTCGCGACGCCGCACGTGGCGGGCCTGTGCGCGCGGATCGTGGGCAAGCACCGCGGCATGACGGCGTTCCAGGTCAAACAGGCGCTGTTTCTCGCCTCGGCCAACGTGAGGAGCCACTAGATGAAGGACACCGGGCCACAGACGGGACACGGCGGTACGGCGGAGGACGACCACCGCAGGCTGCTGCGCTCCGTGGTGCGCACCGCCGTGGCGATCTTCGACGCGCAGGCCAGCTCCATCGCGCTGCTCGACCAGGCCGACGGGGAGCTCGTCTTCGAGGCGGTGGCGGGCAAGGGCGAGGACGGCCTGGTGGGCCGCCGCTTCCCCGCCGAACGCGGCATCGCGGGCTGGGTCCTGCAATCGCGCCAGCCCGTCGAGGTCCAGGACGTCGACCGCGACGCGCACTTCGCGCGCGACATCGCGGAGTCCACCGACTACGTGCCCAAGGCCCTGATGGCGGCGCCCCTCTTCGCCGGGGACGAGCCGCTCGGCGTCCTCGAAGTCCTCGACCGCAGCCAGGAGTTGCGGGCCCCGCTCGCCGCGATGGAACTGCTCGCGCTCTTCGCCGACCAGGCGTCGGTGGCCCTGGCCCTGGTGCAGCGCGGCAGACGCGAGCGGCTCACCGGGGGACCGGCGGTCGAGCACGGCGACGCGGCCGCCGTCCGCGCGCTCGCCGAGGAGATCGGCGCGCTGGACGACGGCCGCGGGGCCGCCGCACGGCGAATCGTCAGCGACCTGGCCGAGGTGCTGCGCAGGCGGGACTGACCGCGCGGTCGTCGCCGCCGTGCGCGGGCGGCACCGACAGGCGCGCCGGCGCGTGCTCGCGGGCCAGGTCGTGCACGAAGGCCCCGAGCCGGAACAGGCCGGGGCCGTCCGGGTCGGTCAACGGCACATCGGTCAGCGCGTGCGTGTCGCACAGCCGGTTGAGGGCCTGCGCGGTGTCCATGGGCTCACCGCCGAGGCGCAGCCAGGCGTCCATGAAGGTGAAGTCGGCGCCGAAGTCCAGGAGGTGGATCTGCCGCCAGTCCGCGTCGGTGAGGACGCGGTAGCCGCGGCGCAGGCTCCTGCGCAGGTCCACGTCGCCGACCGTGAACCAGTCGAGGCCCGCGGACGACTCCACGTGGTCGGCGAACTTGGCCAGCGGCCAGATCCTGCGCGGCGCGATCCTGGCCCCCGCGATGCGCAGCGCGAGCGGCAGGCCGCCGCAGCACCGCGCGATGCGCCGCGCCGCGTCGGGCTCGGCGTCGACGGCCTCGGGCCCGGCGACGCGGCGGAGCAGCCGCAGCGCCGCGTCGTCGTCCAGCGGCCGCAGTTCGAGCGCGTCCGAGCCGTCCAGGCCCGCGAGGCGCGAGCAGCTGGTGACCACCGTGGTGACCGGCGGGGCGCTGGGCAGCAGCGGCCGCACCTGCGTCTCGTGGGCGGCGTTGTCCAGGACCAGGAGCGCGGGCACCCGTGGCGTGAACCGGGCCCGGTAGCGCATCACCAGGCCCGGCAGGTCATCGGGCAGCGTCGCGGGCGACTCCCCGAGCTGTTGCAGGAGTTCGGCCAGGGCGCGGGCCGGGGGTCTCGGCAGCCCCCGCGCGTCGCTGAGGTCGACGTGGAAGACCCCGCCCGGATAGTCCTCGGCCGCCGCGTGGGCCGCCGCGACGGCCAGGGTGGACTTGCCGACCCCCGGCGGCCCCGTCACCACCGTGACCCGCCACTGGGGCGCGGCCTGTCCGTGCGCCACCACCTCGGGGAACAGGGCGTCCATCTCCTGCTCGCGGCCGGTGAAGTCGGTGAGCCCCGGCGGCAGTTGTACGGTGCGGGTGACCGGCCCGGGATCGCACGCCGGTGTCGCTCCGGCGACCCGCGCGGGCGGCTCGGCCGCGCTCGGCGCCGGGACGCGGGGCCCGGCCGCGGGCCCGCCCGCCAGGATCTCCTGCTGCAACTGCCGCAGCACGGCGCCCGGTTCGAGGCCCAGCTCCTGGGAGAACTGGCGGCGCGTCTCGTCATAGGCGATCAGTGCGTCGTTCTGCCGCCCCACCCCGCACAGGGCCCGCATGTGCTGGGCCCGGAACACCTCGCGGAAGGGGTGCTCGACGACCAGCGGCTCCACCTCGTCGAGCACCTCGTGGTGCTGGCCGAGCTGGAGCCGGGCGGTGAACCACGCCTCGAGGCCCGAGAGCCGCCGCTCCTCGAGGCGCGCCGCCTCCGCGTCCAGCGGCGCGACGCCTTCGAGACCGACGAAGGGCCTGCCGCGCCAGAGCGACATGGCCTCGCGGATCAGCCGGTCCACCCGGGGCGCGTCGCTCTGCGCGGCGGCCCGCCTCGCCAGGTCGATGCCCTGCTCGAAGCGGACCATGTCGATCGCCTGCGGATTGACGGCGAGCCGGTAGCCGGGCCGCTGGTGCAGGACCTGCGCGCCCGCACCTGCCTCGTCGAACGCCAGGGCGCGGCGCAGGTGGTGGACGTACACCTGGAGGTTCTTGCCCGCGCTGCGCGGCGGGTCCTCGCTCCACAGCGCGTCGACCAGGCGGTCCACCGGGACCACCGAGTCCGGCCTGCACAGCAGGACCGCGAGGAGCACCTGCTGTTTGAACGGTCCCAGGGCGAGCTGATCGGACTCCGTGACCGCTGCGAGCGGCCCGAGCACGTTGAACTGCAACACCGTCGAATCCTTCCCCGTGGGTGCCTCTCGTGGTCGCGCCGCAGGGCCCAGGCGGAACATCACCTGGGCCCTCGTGGTGATCAGCCGGCGTGCGGCCGATGGTGCGGGGTGCGCGCCACTACCAGACGAACGCGCCGCTGAGCGGGCTGTTGCTGTGCGAGACGACGTCCTCGGCCGCGTCGAGGCGCGACTTGATGGAGTTGAGCAGCGCGACCTCTTCCTGGCTGAGGGAGGAGATGGCGTCGAGCTGCTGCGGGTTGGCGCCCTTGAAGTTGTGACCGGCGGCGGCGAGTTCCTTGAGCGCGTCGTACGACATGGTTTCTCTCCTTGGTTGGCTGGTGATCCGTCGGTCGGCGGATCACCGGAGCGAGGGGGATGGGCGCCCCCTCACGCTTGGGTGGTCGCCAGGGCAGGGGCCCGGCGAGAGGCCAGCACCGCGCGCAGGGCGGTGTCGGCGGCATCCACGGAGTGCAGCGCGCTGAGCCCGACGGCGGTCGCCAGGTCGTGGGTCAGCGGCATTCCGTCGATGGTGCGCAGGATTTCGTCACGGTGTTTGACGTCGAGCGCGGCATGGCGCTCGAGGGTGCGGAATCCGCTGCGCGGAAATCCGGTGCGGCGCATCAGTTCGTCGACGAGATGCGGCGACGGCGGATTTCCTTCGAGGACCGCGATGTGCCCGAGCAGACAGGCCGGGTGGTAATGCCGGATCCAGTAGTACTGCGCGCCGACCAGATTGGCAACGGATGCGGCGGGAACCCGGCGCAGCGGTTCCTGAGGATCGTGTCCAAGGGCTTCGAGGTCCTGCCTCAGCCATTCGTCGTGGCCCTGTTCCTCGCGAATGTGTCGGGTGAGATAGGTGACGAGAACCTCGGCGGCGGGATCGTCCGCCGCGCGGTTCTCCGCCTCCT contains:
- a CDS encoding aroma-sacti cluster domain-containing protein, which encodes MSYDALKELAAAGHNFKGANPQQLDAISSLSQEEVALLNSIKSRLDAAEDVVSHSNSPLSGAFVW
- a CDS encoding iron-containing redox enzyme family protein gives rise to the protein MTTRHSRVLLAKIDLLLPRLAETSQELWNSQRLRELYPEYLCMLHTAIRSTVPLMECALEEAENRAADDPAAEVLVTYLTRHIREEQGHDEWLRQDLEALGHDPQEPLRRVPAASVANLVGAQYYWIRHYHPACLLGHIAVLEGNPPSPHLVDELMRRTGFPRSGFRTLERHAALDVKHRDEILRTIDGMPLTHDLATAVGLSALHSVDAADTALRAVLASRRAPALATTQA
- a CDS encoding S8 family peptidase; its protein translation is MTTAPEGLTWHLLGRDRAAIEVRTDWAGAGSGDGAQDGADWAWGGATGRGVRVCVIDSGVDTEHPLVGPVNASYLVREAAGEDSGSEGSEGSEGRGGTAGWEVVRVSGGDSSGHGTACASIIRGLAPQCDVDSVQVLGSGFRGSGDALIAGVRWAVERGYDVINMSLSTTRRQFAPVLHELADQAYFGRTLLVASAHNMPVESYPWRFSSVISVGSHDEDDPGLLLYNPSPPVEFFARGVRVPAAWPGGATRRCTGNSFATPHVAGLCARIVGKHRGMTAFQVKQALFLASANVRSH
- a CDS encoding adenylate/guanylate cyclase domain-containing protein, with amino-acid sequence MARDRTAQSRKTVTIVFCDMVGSTALSERLDAEALRHVMLRYYAVLSDCLERHGGTVEKYIGDAVMAVFGIPVVREDDALRAARAALDILAAVRTFAKDALGAHGVPVAVRIGVHTGEVVTSGDSDAGHALVSGEVVNVAARLEQHAPTGQILVGADTHRLIAPAAETVPVPPLTVKGKRDPVPAWRLVSVGSPRHGAARGRGVALVDRQDELAQLELAFGRVGRDRTCHLVTLYGDPGVGKSRLARTFAAVAAEAGATVSCAACPPYGSEGSLAPLAQLLKRLLGDAPRERLAELLGTTGPAAAAATALARLAGSGRSGTSFDETCWALQRLCTALAAERPLVLVIDDLQWAHEDLLGALDHIADWVQGAPLLVLCLARPELLEQHGSWGSGKLNATALVVPPLGGDDCRELVMRLSGASTGPTAAEQADVVAHFAPSPSSPPSPAPSPLPERAVGRLISRSEGNPLFVEQIMEMVAEGADPDDVPLSVRAIVAARLDRLAPEERAVLERASVIGAEFASADLAALAEPDDPAADPVVRDLARRRFLEAADPGTAGEPRWRLVSQLIRDEVYTGMSKLLRARGHESYAEHVRRAGPDDHHTIGTHLEQSSRLRAELDPGDPEVRRTARAAADHLGRAGTDALAHGDINWAVGLLRRALALTGDRSRDALALRTALAEARLAAGDAEEAVAEMRRLLGDAADAGDARTGARVRLQLGYLEPGEDGFGTLRDAARDAVPVFTEADDALGLARAFLAMGQESQSRSRHREAAAHLERALHESVRAGAELERAGILGALAVSLWLGPEPVGSALRSCRGFRGDHLAGRLVGRATVACPMAVLLAMRGEFEEARGLLDDALRTLTDLGHHFAVPAVHLFTATVEQLADRWDAAELLLRGAADAMERLGDGQLHSTALRELARVLLSRGDPHDEVRALLDRLIADGVAAMPAAACEVHGMRARIAAADGDREAAAAHIATALRAAAGTDSPACLAGAELDRAHVARALGRTTEAGEAAAEAARLFLAKGHLVGVRRAEAVRDGGR
- a CDS encoding GAF domain-containing protein, whose translation is MKDTGPQTGHGGTAEDDHRRLLRSVVRTAVAIFDAQASSIALLDQADGELVFEAVAGKGEDGLVGRRFPAERGIAGWVLQSRQPVEVQDVDRDAHFARDIAESTDYVPKALMAAPLFAGDEPLGVLEVLDRSQELRAPLAAMELLALFADQASVALALVQRGRRERLTGGPAVEHGDAAAVRALAEEIGALDDGRGAAARRIVSDLAEVLRRRD
- a CDS encoding AfsR/SARP family transcriptional regulator codes for the protein MLQFNVLGPLAAVTESDQLALGPFKQQVLLAVLLCRPDSVVPVDRLVDALWSEDPPRSAGKNLQVYVHHLRRALAFDEAGAGAQVLHQRPGYRLAVNPQAIDMVRFEQGIDLARRAAAQSDAPRVDRLIREAMSLWRGRPFVGLEGVAPLDAEAARLEERRLSGLEAWFTARLQLGQHHEVLDEVEPLVVEHPFREVFRAQHMRALCGVGRQNDALIAYDETRRQFSQELGLEPGAVLRQLQQEILAGGPAAGPRVPAPSAAEPPARVAGATPACDPGPVTRTVQLPPGLTDFTGREQEMDALFPEVVAHGQAAPQWRVTVVTGPPGVGKSTLAVAAAHAAAEDYPGGVFHVDLSDARGLPRPPARALAELLQQLGESPATLPDDLPGLVMRYRARFTPRVPALLVLDNAAHETQVRPLLPSAPPVTTVVTSCSRLAGLDGSDALELRPLDDDAALRLLRRVAGPEAVDAEPDAARRIARCCGGLPLALRIAGARIAPRRIWPLAKFADHVESSAGLDWFTVGDVDLRRSLRRGYRVLTDADWRQIHLLDFGADFTFMDAWLRLGGEPMDTAQALNRLCDTHALTDVPLTDPDGPGLFRLGAFVHDLAREHAPARLSVPPAHGGDDRAVSPACAAPRPGR